CCGGTCGCAAACCAAATCACGTCTACGATGTCCCGGTCTGGCAAGTCTTTGCCGGCGAGGGACGGCAGGACCTGCAAGAAGAACGCGAGCTGGAAAGGGCGCCATGCGGCCGTGCTGGCGTAATAGTCTATTGTTGCAGTCTCGGCGGTGCCGAGTTCGAATGGACCCTGCTTGTAGTCGGCGCGCCCTCGGCCTGCTGCACGCGCTGCATGCCCCATCGACATGAGCATCGCCCTGTTGGCGAGCATGAAACACCGGGCGACGTCCCGATTGGATGCGAGCAAACGAATTCCCTCGCGCATCCTTCGTGCACTTTGCCGGCAGCGGTCGATCATTCGATCAGCGTCCGGTTGGAGGTACGCGTCGACGGCTATCGCGCCCTGGGTCTCTATCCACTGCTCGTAGAATTCAACGAGCTTCTCGAGCCTGCTCGAAAGAACTTCAGGCGGATCGTCGCCACGAGCGAGCGGCGCGATCAAGAAGATGCCGTCATCAGGAAACTTCACCTGTGACGTCCCCGTTCCAACTGACAAGTTGTCAAACACTGGTCGCCAAACGTGAGCGGTCGGGATCGCCTCGGTTCGCACGCTGGAGCAGGTCCCGCCTTCGAGCTCCCACGTGGTCGCGACACCGTGACCGGCCGCGTACGGCCGCTGCTCACCATAAATCACGCGGAGTTCGCGCTCGTCGTCTGTGGGGGGAAGGAAGGTAGCAGAGGGATACTGGAGTATCTCGCCCGTTCGAGGAGTGATCGATATCTCAACTTGAAACAGGGTTTCCTCTGCACTGCGATTGCTCGCATTCGAGGTGTTACTTACGCTTGCGGTGAGCAGGATGCTCCCATCCGCGAGGCTCCTGGCGAGCACCTCAAGGGCCGCGCGGCCCTCCAGCACGGGCGTGGGTGGCAACCCGCGCGGATCGACTTCAACCTTCGCATCGGCAAGGGGCACGCGCCGCCAGCGCGCTTCTTGCTTGGCTTTTCGCCTTTTGCCGGTGTGCTCAGTCGTAGCGCCGGTGGTCTCGCTCGCGGCACCGCCTAGCGGCTCATACCGCGCCGCCTGAATAGTGACCTCTACTAGGCTCCCCGCGCTGACACAAACCGAGAGGCCCATGGACGACGGCAGCATCGCCGTTGCCATGCTCAGCGGGTCATCCGGGTCTTCGTCAACGCTCTCCGCTTCGTCGCCGGCGCGCGCGACGTCTTCGGGCTCGTTACGCGGAAAGAGCATCCCCATCATGTACGCAAGACTCAGGCGACCATCGATGACCTCTTGCTCGAACGTCCCGTCCTCCCCTGCCGCGCCAAGCCCCGGCCCGACGAGCCGCCGCCTCAAATCACGGACTATCTCGTCCCTGCATGACATCAGGTCACCACTCCCCTTGCTGCAATTGCCGCAGCCTTTTCTGCCAGTGCTTCGGCAGCCTGGGTCGGGGCAATGAGGACCAACTCGTGGTTGGCTCGGGAGATCGCCTTGTACGCCCGGGAGCTGATGGAAGCCGCGTTCCCGTCTAGGCCCGCGATACAGACGAGCGGACGTTCAAGCCCCTTGAAATCCTCGATACGGGCGACGAGTACGCAATCTCGGTCGCCAGCGAGCGCCCGCTCGGTAAGTGGCTCAGCGCGGAAGCCCTTGCCAGCAATGAGTTGGGCGACTTCCTCAGGGCTCGACTGCTCGTCAACCAGTACGACTACGTCCGAACGCGCTGCTGCTCCCTCGCCACTCAACCAGCCCCGCAACGTTCGCACGATCGCCGTCTCGAGTTCTTGGGGAGAGTCGGCTCGCTCGATGACTACTCTGCCCATGCTCGGCTCTCCCCGCGGATGCCCCGCGTCCGCGCCCGAGAAGGTCGAGATCGCCTGCACGACCTGTCCTGCGTTCCGCACGTTCTGCTTTAGCTTGCACCGAAAGCCGAGGGAGAGAAGGTACTCGTGGCAATCCTCGTCGACCGGGTGACTCGGCGAGACTTGATGGTTCGGATCTCCAAACCAGCGCCAGCGACCTTTTTGCCACCCGCCTTTCAAGGCATTTTCGAGTGTCTCTATCGAGTTTACATCGCAGAGGTCTTGCCCCTCGTCGACCACGAGGGTGTCCCAGGGGCCACGCTGCGCCTCCAGCTTGGCAACATCATCTAGCGTCGCGACGGTGACGTTTTCAGGGAAGTCATGAGACCTTAGGAATGAAGCCAGGAACGGGCTACGCGTTACGAAAAGAACGCTACGGCCCGCTGATGCTTCGTAACGAGCACAAGCAGCGGCAACGAATGTCTTGCCCGTGCCTGCACCTCCAGCAACGATGATACGATCATTATCGCTGATCTCGTCCATTCTCTCGTATTGCTCTTCTGTGAACTGGCAGAAGTCCCGTTCCGCATGCCGCAATTGGCTGTTGAGCGGCGGCACTCGCTCGAAATTCGGGCGAAGCGCCGTGACAATTTTTGTGATCACTGACGGAGACAGCTCACGCACGTTTTTCTTGGTTGACGCCCAGTGGTCAAGGGCGCGTTCCAGGAAATCACGGAAGGTGTTGTGACCGCGGCAATCGACGTCGTATGCCGTGATTTGGTCCGGGTGTTCCGGTAAAGGAGAAGCGCCGGGGCTGATGAGCCGTGGGATGTCGGGAAAAACGACTGCGAATCCCATCGGCACTCCACCAAGTTCGCGCGCGAAACTTGGGTTCAGGTATTTCTTTTCCAGCGAGAAAAAGGCCGAGCTGGCCTGTGCCGCCGGGCTTTCCTGCTTGGTGTTAGTTTCGCCGAAGCGGTTCGTGAATTCCCAGTAGCCATTCTTACAGGCTACGCGGCCACCTTTGACCTCGAGCAGCAGGATTCCCCGGCGCGTGACGACGACGAAGTCGGCCTCCGACCACCGCTTGTACTCGTGGCGTCCAATGTTGAGAGAATGTAAGGCTGTGTCCGCGCTGCTGAACGAGATTTGCTTCAGAAAGCCGAAGACCTTCCGCTCCGCGTCGCTCTTGCAGTTGATCAGTTCCGGAGGGAGCAGCCTCATTGGGCGGCCCGCGCGGCCAAGGCACAGGACTGACGCCCCTGCGCCCTTACCTTCATACTTGTACGCCGCACGCTAACCCCCCGCGATCGCAGGTTAAGAGTTCGGCACAAGTTGTCTAGTGGGTGTGTTCCGGCGCGACGTCAAACTCATTTATAGGACGTGCCCCAGGGATACTGATCGACAGAATACCCCGCCGGCGCTGAGAACGGGGCTCGGCAATTTCCCCCTGGACTTCCCCTGACGACCTCGCCATTGGTGCGCATTCAGGTGTCCGGAAGCAGAGTCTCAGTTCCAATGAAGCCACAGATGACGATGGTCGACCTCTTCGCCGGCTGCGGGGGGCTATCACTCGGTATGGAAAACGCCGGGTTCACGCCGGTGTTCGTCAACGAGCTGAACGAGCATGCGATGGCCACTTACCTTGCGAACCGTCACCACCTCGTCGGTGGCAAGCCGTTCGCCGAGCAGACACACCTGCGCTGCAACGACGCCCACGAGTTGCAAGGTGATCGGCTACAAGGGATGGTGGCCGACCTGGAGGCCATCGGCCTGTCATTCCCGCCGGAGCACCTCTCGGGAAAGGGCAAGGGCGCGAGCACTCTGGACCTGCTCGCCGGCGGGCCACCCTGCCAGGGCTACTCAGGCATCGGTCACCGGCGATCCTACTCGGTGGACAAGAAGGACCTGCCGTCGAACCAGCTCTACCAGCGGATGGCCGCGATCATCCGCCGGCTGCGCCCGCGCGTATTCCTTTTCGAGAACGTGCGGGGGTTGTTGACCTCGAAGTGGACCCGCGACGGCGAGCACCGGATCTGGGACGACGTTCTCGCCGAGTTCCGGTCGATCAGCGGCTATGAGGTCCGCTGGTCTCTCGTGAGGGCCGGCGACTATGGGGTTCCGCAGAACCGCCCGAGGGTGCTACTAGTTGGTATCCGCGCCGACATCGTTGCCGCGACCGACCTGGTCGACGTGACTGCCGACCCAGAAGACGCGGTGAAGTGCGGGTTCTTGCCCCCGGGGGAACCTTCAGACTGCCCGGACCTCGTCGACCTGCTCGGCGACCTCGTCGATCCGGCGATCGCGAATGTGCTCGCGAACGGCGATTACCCGTCGGGAAAGTTCGCAACCACGTCCTATCCCTCGCCCCCGACGACGTGGATTCAAAAGCAATTGCGCGCACCGGCCCCGGCCGCGGAACACCGCTCCCGCGGCGAACTCACAGATCACGAGTACTCGAAGCACGCTCCGAACATCGTCGCCAAGTTCAAGCACATGATTGCCAACGGCGGGCAAATCCCGGAACACGCCCGCACCAAGAAGTTCGCGCAAAAGGTCCTGCCGAAACGATGGGGTAACCGCGGTCCGAGCATCACGGCGACCTCGATGCCCGATGACTACGTCCACTTCTCTCAGCCCCGCACGTTGACAGTCCGCGAGTGGGCGAGATTGCAACTCTTCCCCGACTGGTACAGGTTTGAGGGGAAGAGAACGACCGGCGGTCTGCGCCGGGCGGGCAATCCCCGGGAAGGCATCTTTGACCGCGAAGTCCCCAAGTACACCCAGATCGGTAACGCCGTTCCGGTCGGCCTCGCCGAGCGCGTGGGCAAGCACTTCAGGCGCATCCTCGAGGAAGCGCTAGGAGATGCTGGCCAGTAGTGATTTTCCAGTCGAGGAAGCGCTCGAGCTGCTGACTCGTAACGACATCGACGCGGCCCTGCTGGTCCCGACCCCGACCGGCTTGAAGAAGTCCATACTCGACGCCACCGACGATCTCCGGGCGTACTTCCGAGACCAGGGATTCCACGACTACGCGGCGCAGGGCCAAGGTCAGGACGAAAAGGTCGTGCGGGATGCGTTCTTCGTGCGGCCGAACGGCCTCGAGAAGACGAGGGTCTCACTGTATCGCCCGGTGACGAAGAACGGCGACCCCCGCATCTGGCCGGGACAGGCAACCCGCCGAAACGCAGAGGCCTTCAACCTGCTCGCGCTCGTCGTCCTCGATGGTGTGCTGTATATCGCAAACCTCAGTGATGCCTCCGTGCGCGCGTCTCTCGAGGACCCCGCGTCGACGTTCCGCCGAATACTGGCGCGCTCGCGCACCCCGGATTTACCCGTCGTCAACGAGCTCCTCGGCCGCCTCCGGGAGGTCGCCAAGAAGGGTTTCGTGAAGACACTGCGCCCCGGCGATACGGGTGTCGGGATGACACTGGAAACGCTGCTGGGTATCGCCGCGAACTCCAACCGGGCGCCGGACTTCAAGGGTGTCGAGTTGAAGGCAAAGCGACTGGGGCGGACCTTAAACCGGTCTAGCTTGTTCTCGCAGGTGCCGGACTGGAAGCTGAGCCCGGCCGGATCCGCCCTGGGTCTTCTCAATCGCCGGGGTTACGTACGCGACGGACGGCGCCAGCTCTATCACGAGCTCGACGCCAGTAAGACCAACTCGCTCGGCTTGAAGCTAGACCTCGACGAGGAGAACGACTGGCTGCGCCAAGTCCACGTCGATGTGACCACCGGAGCGGTGACGCACGACGTGACTTGGCGCATGGAGGCCCTGCGGAAACGTCTCGCGACCAAGCATGCCGAGACCTTCTGGGTGCGCGCTAAGTGCCGGGGCCGTGGGCCCGACGAAGAATTCTGTTACGTGGAGGTCGAGCACACGCGCGAGCCGAAGGTGCGCAACCTGGAGGCGCTGATCGAGGCCGGTGTCATCTCTATGGACTACACCCTGTCCAAGATCTCGGAAACACGCGCCCGTGACCACGGATACCTGTTCAAGATCCACCCCGCCAATCTCGGCGCGTTGTTCCCGCCCTCGCGAGTTTATGCCCTCGCCTGACGCGCTCACCCGCAGCGACAAAGCGAAGCTCACGCGCCTATCGCGCGACTTGGTTGCCTGGGCGGCAAACAACGGTCGCCTGTTTCCCTGGCGCTCCAACGCCGCGACCACCTACCAAAAAATCACCGTCGAGGTGTTGCTTCAGCGGACCACGGCGACGGCGGTGGCTGGCATCTACGACGACTTTTTCTCGCGCTTCCCC
This portion of the Sphingomonas limnosediminicola genome encodes:
- a CDS encoding nuclease-related domain-containing DEAD/DEAH box helicase — protein: MRLLPPELINCKSDAERKVFGFLKQISFSSADTALHSLNIGRHEYKRWSEADFVVVTRRGILLLEVKGGRVACKNGYWEFTNRFGETNTKQESPAAQASSAFFSLEKKYLNPSFARELGGVPMGFAVVFPDIPRLISPGASPLPEHPDQITAYDVDCRGHNTFRDFLERALDHWASTKKNVRELSPSVITKIVTALRPNFERVPPLNSQLRHAERDFCQFTEEQYERMDEISDNDRIIVAGGAGTGKTFVAAACARYEASAGRSVLFVTRSPFLASFLRSHDFPENVTVATLDDVAKLEAQRGPWDTLVVDEGQDLCDVNSIETLENALKGGWQKGRWRWFGDPNHQVSPSHPVDEDCHEYLLSLGFRCKLKQNVRNAGQVVQAISTFSGADAGHPRGEPSMGRVVIERADSPQELETAIVRTLRGWLSGEGAAARSDVVVLVDEQSSPEEVAQLIAGKGFRAEPLTERALAGDRDCVLVARIEDFKGLERPLVCIAGLDGNAASISSRAYKAISRANHELVLIAPTQAAEALAEKAAAIAARGVVT
- a CDS encoding DNA cytosine methyltransferase, whose protein sequence is MKPQMTMVDLFAGCGGLSLGMENAGFTPVFVNELNEHAMATYLANRHHLVGGKPFAEQTHLRCNDAHELQGDRLQGMVADLEAIGLSFPPEHLSGKGKGASTLDLLAGGPPCQGYSGIGHRRSYSVDKKDLPSNQLYQRMAAIIRRLRPRVFLFENVRGLLTSKWTRDGEHRIWDDVLAEFRSISGYEVRWSLVRAGDYGVPQNRPRVLLVGIRADIVAATDLVDVTADPEDAVKCGFLPPGEPSDCPDLVDLLGDLVDPAIANVLANGDYPSGKFATTSYPSPPTTWIQKQLRAPAPAAEHRSRGELTDHEYSKHAPNIVAKFKHMIANGGQIPEHARTKKFAQKVLPKRWGNRGPSITATSMPDDYVHFSQPRTLTVREWARLQLFPDWYRFEGKRTTGGLRRAGNPREGIFDREVPKYTQIGNAVPVGLAERVGKHFRRILEEALGDAGQ
- a CDS encoding MvaI/BcnI family restriction endonuclease, which translates into the protein MLASSDFPVEEALELLTRNDIDAALLVPTPTGLKKSILDATDDLRAYFRDQGFHDYAAQGQGQDEKVVRDAFFVRPNGLEKTRVSLYRPVTKNGDPRIWPGQATRRNAEAFNLLALVVLDGVLYIANLSDASVRASLEDPASTFRRILARSRTPDLPVVNELLGRLREVAKKGFVKTLRPGDTGVGMTLETLLGIAANSNRAPDFKGVELKAKRLGRTLNRSSLFSQVPDWKLSPAGSALGLLNRRGYVRDGRRQLYHELDASKTNSLGLKLDLDEENDWLRQVHVDVTTGAVTHDVTWRMEALRKRLATKHAETFWVRAKCRGRGPDEEFCYVEVEHTREPKVRNLEALIEAGVISMDYTLSKISETRARDHGYLFKIHPANLGALFPPSRVYALA